Proteins encoded in a region of the Sugiyamaella lignohabitans strain CBS 10342 chromosome B, complete sequence genome:
- the MET10 gene encoding sulfite reductase subunit alpha (Subunit alpha of assimilatory sulfite reductase; complex converts sulfite into sulfide; GO_component: GO:0009337 - sulfite reductase complex (NADPH) [Evidence IDA] [PMID 6751400]; GO_function: GO:0003824 - catalytic activity [Evidence IEA]; GO_function: GO:0016491 - oxidoreductase activity [Evidence IEA,IEA]; GO_function: GO:0016903 - oxidoreductase activity, acting on the aldehyde or oxo group of donors [Evidence IEA]; GO_function: GO:0004783 - sulfite reductase (NADPH) activity [Evidence IEA]; GO_function: GO:0004783 - sulfite reductase (NADPH) activity [Evidence IDA] [PMID 6751400]; GO_process: GO:0008652 - cellular amino acid biosynthetic process [Evidence IEA]; GO_process: GO:0019344 - cysteine biosynthetic process [Evidence IEA]; GO_process: GO:0070814 - hydrogen sulfide biosynthetic process [Evidence IEA]; GO_process: GO:0008152 - metabolic process [Evidence IEA]; GO_process: GO:0009086 - methionine biosynthetic process [Evidence IEA]; GO_process: GO:0055114 - oxidation-reduction process [Evidence IEA,IEA]; GO_process: GO:0000103 - sulfate assimilation [Evidence IMP] [PMID 19236486]; GO_process: GO:0000103 - sulfate assimilation [Evidence IMP] [PMID 7928966]) translates to MSPSIDEKSDRVTNGQAKISGPFPISGDIMTLEGSFYASAQLLIQQIAYSLSESIFSYSPEDFDLDSAVSEWSKFGQKSAKGITPQLHKLESRIGAASVLLGYLYNRGGINSEVQTVLASSATLEYMKPVLAQFALEEDYKTPLVFQIAAVDYATETGKLVTDYLPAAHISRDLGLGLISSLSVNDAQHIALLATALSRVLPTIHVYEGVRGVRETSRTNNVLDAVDVSNKYDAIKASEGSLSSKILSTFENLNASLGTSYRPFEYSGDANAETVIVSFGSVEGVIASQVVQALPNVGAVNVRLYSPFLDQEFLRLLPSSTKKIIVLGQVENQGQVDDSRVHSGLYSDVATSVLMKYGFNGSAPTVADAKYSRETVWTPTEVFELLNSSPSDLISESTKQFTFWDVDTSKSATAAATLAHTLSLDPTVAVNYFSAHDNETLGGVVESSIRVSHQPLEAPYPVQKADVVFVNDVKILNEYNVLENARNGATLLISSKHAAEEVEKVLNNAAKKSIAEKKVRLSTVDYEAIGENPETLGRTQTMVQQIAFWKTAYPQLTLNEITTKIVTANGVDTELVAATVASLIEKVAEIGLSSASVPEEWAKVDQTVELSSSFVYPTSFTANKLAGTIEQELNVVPESLTWVDAAKKVTFKEAYGVQSELRPDLSVKNFVSKVQVNERVTPADYDRHIFHLELDITGTGLTYAIGEALGVHAPNSTEQVNEFIEWYGLDPHEIVSIPAREDGDVYEEAKTTYHVLKDNLDIFGKPPKKFYESLATYATNPKEKSHLEKLASAEGAAELKKRAEEDFDTYADILHEFSSAHPTIAQLVEIVAPLKRREYSIASSQKVHPNAVHLLIVVVDWVDSRGRKRFGQCSKFLSGLSAGDEVVVSVKPSVMKLPHDTKAPIIMSGLGTGLAPFKAFLEEKAWQKAQGYEIGDIYLFLGSRHQRQEYLYGELFEAYKNAGILTYIGAAFSRDQPQKIYIQDRIKQAKEKLIDAFVTKGGSFYLCGPTWPVPDISGALADIVATEAATRGETIDAAREIENLKEQERYILEVY, encoded by the coding sequence ATGTCTCCATCTATTGATGAAAAGTCGGATCGTGTGACCAATGGTCAGGCTAAAATTTCAGGCCCCTTTCCCATTTCTGGGGATATTATGACCCTGGAAGGATCATTTTATGCTTCTGCTCAGTTATTGATCCAGCAGATTGCTTACTCTCTATCTGAGAGTATCTTCAGCTATTCTCCTGAGGACTTTGATCTGGACtctgctgtttctgaaTGGTCGAAATTCGGACAGAAGTCGGCCAAGGGTATCACTCCTCAGTTGCACAAACTCGAGTCTAgaattggtgctgcttcggTGTTATTGGGTTATCTTTATAACCGAGGAGGTATCAACTCGGAGGTTCAAACTGTTTTGGCTTCTTCCGCTACCCTTGAGTATATGAAGCCAGTCTTGGCTCAGTTTGCTTTGGAGGAGGATTACAAGACCCCTCTTGTTTTCCAAATAGCTGCTGTCGATTATGCTACTGAGACCGGTAAGCTCGTTACCGACTATCTTCCCGCAGCCCACATTTCCAGAGATCTTGGTCTCGGTTTGATCTCATCTCTTTCCGTCAACGATGCCCAACATATTGCTCTATTGGCAACTGCCTTGAGCAGAGTCCTGCCTACTATTCATGTTTATGAGGGTGTCCGTGGAGTCCGTGAAACTAGTCGTACCAACAATGTTCtggatgctgttgatgtctCAAACAAATACGATGCTATTAAGGCTAGCGAGGGATCTCTCTCTTCAAAGATCTTGTCTACTTTCGAAAACTTGAATGCTAGTCTTGGTACTAGCTATAGACCTTTTGAATACTCAGGAGATGCTAATGCCGAGACTGTTATTGTTAGCTTCGGTTCCGTTGAGGGAGTTATTGCTTCCCAGGTTGTACAAGCTCTTCCAAATGTTGGTGCTGTTAATGTGCGTTTGTACAGCCCCTTCCTTGACCAAGAGTTCTTGAGATTACTTCCTAGCAGTACTAAGAAGATTATCGTTCTCGGTCAAGTTGAGAACCAGGGACAGGTTGATGACTCTCGTGTGCACTCTGGGCTTTACTCTGACGTTGCCACTAGCGTTCTTATGAAGTATGGCTTTAATGGTTCAGCCCCtactgttgctgatgccaaATACTCGCGTGAGACTGTGTGGACTCCTACTGAAGTATTTGAGCTTTTGAACAGTTCGCCTTCTGACCTTATCTCTGAGTCTACCAAGCAGTTCACTTTCTGGGATGTTGATACTTCCAAGTCTGCAACTGCAGCTGCTACATTGGCTCATACTTTGTCTTTGGATCCTACTGTAGCCGTGAATTATTTCTCTGCCCATGACAACGAGACCTTAGGTGGCGTTGTTGAGAGTAGTATCCGCGTTTCTCACCAGCCTCTGGAAGCTCCCTACCCTGTTCAAAAGGCTGACGTTGTATTCGTTAACGATGTAAAGATTTTGAACGAGTATAATGTTCTTGAGAACGCCCGTAATGGTGCCACTCTCTTGATTTCCAGTAAGCAcgcagcagaagaagttgagaaaGTTCTGAACaatgctgccaagaagtCTATTGCTGAAAAGAAGGTTCGATTATCCACTGTTGACTACGAAGCTATTGGAGAAAATCCTGAAACTCTTGGCCGTACCCAGACTATGGTTCAGCAGATTGCTTTCTGGAAGACTGCCTATCCTCAGCTCACTCTTAATGAGATTACAACTAAGATTGTTACAGCCAATGGCGTCGATACTGAACTTGTGGCTGCGACTGTTGCTAGCTTAATTGAGAAGGTAGCTGAAATCGGATTGTCTTCTGCCAGTGTTCCTGAGGAGTGGGCTAAAGTTGACCAGACTGTTGAGCTTAGTTCGTCATTCGTCTACCCTACTTCATTCACTGCCAACAAGTTGGCAGGTACTATTGAACAAGAGTTGAATGTTGTACCAGAATCCCTCACTTGGGTtgatgctgccaagaaggTCACTTTCAAGGAAGCATATGGAGTTCAATCCGAGCTTCGTCCTGACCTCTCTGTCAAGAATTTTGTTTCCAAGGTTCAAGTCAATGAGCGTGTCACTCCCGCCGACTATGATAGACATATCTTCCACCTGGAACTGGATATTACTGGCACTGGCTTAACCTACGCTATTGGCGAAGCTCTAGGTGTTCATGCCCCCAACAGCACTGAGCAAGTTAATGAGTTTATTGAATGGTATGGATTGGACCCCCATGAAATTGTTTCTATTCCAGCTCGCGAAGATGGTGATGTTTACGAAGAGGCAAAGACTACCTACCATGTTCTTAAGGATAatcttgatatttttggtaAACCACCAAAGAAGTTTTATGAGTCTCTTGCTACCTATGCCACCAATCCCAAGGAAAAGAGCCATCTTGAAAAGCTGGCTTCCGCTGAAGGTGCTGCTGAACTCAAGAAGCgtgctgaagaagatttcGATACTTACGCTGATATCTTGCATGAATTCTCTTCGGCTCACCCAACCATTGCCCAACTTGTTGAGATAGTTGCCCCCTTGAAGCGTCGTGAGTattcaattgcttcttcCCAAAAGGTTCACCCCAATGCTGTTCATCTGTTGATTGTGGTTGTGGACTGGGTTGACTCGAGAGGACGTAAGAGATTCGGTCAATGTTCTAAGTTCCTTTCTGGCCTctctgctggtgatgaagtGGTTGTATCTGTTAAGCCTTCTGTTATGAAATTACCACATGATACCAAGGCACCTATCATTATGTCTGGTCTTGGTACTGGTCTTGCTCCTTTCAAGGCATTTTTGGAGGAGAAGGCTTGGCAAAAGGCTCAGGGTTATGAAATTGGTGATATCTACCTCTTTTTGGGATCTCGTCACCAGCGTCAAGAATACCTTTATGGTGAGCTGTTCGAAGCTTACAAGAACGCTGGTATCCTCACGTatattggtgctgctttCTCAAGAGACCAACCTCAAAAGATTTACATCCAAGATCGTATTAAGCAAGCCAAAGAAAAGCTCATTGATGCTTTCGTCACTAAAGGCGGTAGCTTCTATCTCTGTGGCCCTACTTGGCCAGTTCCTGATATCTCAGGTGCATtggctgatattgttgctACAGAAGCTGCTACCCGTGGTGAGACTATCGACGCTGCCAGAGAAATCGAAAATCTCAAGGAACAGGAGAGATATATCTTGGAGGTTTATTAA